From a region of the Salmo trutta chromosome 10, fSalTru1.1, whole genome shotgun sequence genome:
- the hltf gene encoding helicase-like transcription factor isoform X2 yields MQSRRWFGGAGFSFADDPVTETLSQAIRGTGEELDREPDTGVLFGSLRGSVVGLRYYTGVVNKGEMVSLVRQPQNPYDRNAVMVANVYGSQVGHIKRELAALLANIMDNNLARVEGVVPFGVKNQFTMSVVLSFWGKEENRDAVVRQITSRSFKLQTGPTGFMCVDGSRDLPRKTVLLTAEELKNAFDNLFENLMEDKIGEREAVEAVCTPLLPHQKQALSWMCVCENNVALPHFWEVKGGLFYNTLTHSSVRERPQRVRGGILADDMGLGKTLTTIALILSNFHHGKPLCEPEKSSPEPKASTTTRKNPEGKSGEGDQAEVSVAPAGHSPCMRANQAETQVVCVESVDVVPEDGDGDWVPENKVKGRPQGGKATTTKKAAKTKGKAVSTSKKGGAVLEDLDFAAALSGLTQGAPQKKSVGKSVVSPVEAASSQSTDDPAARATLIICPLSVLSNWLDQLDQHVRADVKLNVYLYYGSERNRDTHFLSSQHVVLTTYNVLSAEYSGSASPLHTVSWLRVVLDEGHIIRNPNAQQSKAVLKLNTQRRWILTGTPIQNNLRDLWMLVAFLRLKPFDVREWWNRVIQRPVTQGDKTGLQNLQALVKCVTLRRTKTSRVCGRPLVSLPERSVRIEEVELTQKEREEYELARTEGRTTISRYVAEGTVLKNYADVLAILVRLRQFCCHPDLLGKTTTHTGVVAATPAELRERLIVKLRLVLGTGSDEECAVCLNSVRLPVITHCAHVYCRPCIAQVIRSEQEQARCPLCRGQIKASELVEFPLEEEEEGSNLLENWRSSSKVEALMSSLLRLRSEDDSIRSLVVSQFTRFLTILEIPLREEGFKFVRLDGTMSQKRRAQVIQEFQSDAPGSPLIMLLSLKAGGVGINLSAASRVFLMDPAWNPAVEDQCVDRCHRLGQKRDVVITKFIVKGSVEENMVKIQRQKQDLVEKAFGTKNPGERNTSRVDEIRALMEL; encoded by the exons ATGCAGTCCAGGCGATGGTTTGGAGGGGCTGGGTTTAGCTTTGCAGATGACCCGGTCACAGAGACGTTGTCCCAGGCCATCCGAGGCACAGGAGAAGAGCTGGACCGAGAGCCAGACACTGGGGTGTTGTTTGGCAGCCTACGTGGGAGCGTGGTAGGGCTCCGGTATTATACCGGTGTG GTGAACAAAGGGGAGATGGTGTCTCTGGTGCGTCAGCCTCAGAACCCGTACGACCGTAACGCGGTGATGGTGGCTAACGTCTATGGCAGTCAGGTGGGGCACATCAAACGAGAGCTAGCCGCGTTGTTGGCTAACATCATGGACAACAACTTGGCCAGGGTGgaagg ggtgGTGCCGTTCGGGGTGAAAAACCAGTTCACCATGTCTGTAGTTCTGTCCTTCTGGGGGAAAGAGGAAAACAGAGATGCAGTGGTGAGGCAGATAACTTCACGCAGCTTCAAACTGCAGACTGGgcctacag GTTTCATGTGTGTAGATGGTTCCAGAGATCTGCCCAGGAAGACTGTCCTACTGACTGCAGAAGAG TTGAAGAATGCATTTGACAATTTATTTGAAAACCTGATGGAAGAtaagattggagagagagaggcagtggag GCAGTGTGTACTCCGCTGCTGCCCCACCAGAAGCAGGCTCTgagctggatgtgtgtgtgtgaaaacaacGTGGCGCTGCCCCACTTCTGGGAGGTTAAGGGGGGACTGTTCtataacacactcacacactcctctgttagagagagaccacagagggTCCGGGGCGGCATACTGGCTGACGACATGGGACTG GGGAAAACGTTAACCACCATCGCTCTGATCCTCTCCAACTTCCATCACGGGAAACCTCTGTGTGAACCG GAAAAGTCTTCCCCTGAACCTAAGGCCTCTACCACCACAAGGAAAAACCCTGAAG GGAAGAGTGGCGAGGGGGATCAGGCAGAAGTGTCTGTAGCTCCCGCTGGTCACTCACCTTGTATGAG agccaATCAGGCTGAAACCCAGgtggtgtgtgtggagtcagtgGACGTTGTGCCAGAGGATGGAGACGGGGACTGGGTGCCTGAAAATAAAG TGAAGGGAAGGCCACAGGGAGGCAAGGCCACCACAACAAAGAAAG CTGCTAAGACCAAAGGGAAAGCAGTCAGCACCTCAAAGAAAG ggggtgctGTGTTGGAGGACCTGGACTTTGCAGCAGCACTGAGTGGGTTAACACAGGGAGCTCCTCAGAAGAAGAGTGTCG GTAAAAGTGTAGTTTCGCCGGTGGAAGCTGCCTCCTCCCAGAGCACAGACGACCCAGCAGCCAGAGCCACTCTCATCATCTGCCCCTTATCAGTACTCAGCAACTGGCTG GACCAGTTGGATCAGCATGTGCGAGCGGACGTCAAGCTGAATGTGTATCTGTACTACGGCTCGGAACGCAACAGGGACACACACTTCCTGTCCTCACAGCACGTGGTCCTCACCACCTACAACGTGCTTTCTGCTGAATACTCG ggcAGTGCTAGTCCCCTCCATACAGTGAGCTGGCTGAGAGTAGTCTTGGACGAGGGCCATATTATCAGAAACCCAAACGCCCAGCAGAGCAAGGCTGTACTGAAATTAAACACACAGAGACGCTGGATACTCACAG GCACTCCCATCCAGAACAACCTGAGGGATCTGTGGATGCTGGTGGCGTTTCTGCGTCTGAAGCCGTTCGACGTGAGAGAGTGGTGGAACAGAGTCATACAGAGACCTGTCACACAGGGGGACAAGACAGGCCTGCA GAACCTGCAGGCTCTGGTGAAGTGTGTCACGCTGCGTCGTACGAAGACCAGCCGTGTGTGTGGTCGGCCTCTGGTCTCTCTGCCGGAGAGGAGCGTCAGAATAGAGGAAGTGGAGCTGAcacagaaggagagggaggaataCGAGCTGGCACGCACAGAGGGACGCACCACCATCAGCAG gtacgtTGCAGAGGGGACTGTCCTCAAGAACTACGCAGATGTTCTGGCTATCCTAGTCAGGCTGAGACAGTTCTGCTGCCACCCTGACCTACTGGGAAAGACCACtacacacacag GTGTGGTAGCTGCGACTCCTGCAGAGTTGAGAGAGCGTCTGATAGTGAAGCTGAGGCTGGTGCTGGGCACTGGCTCTGATGAAGAGTGTGCTGTATGTCTGAACTCTGTTCGTCTGCCCGTCATCACACACTGTGCACACGTCTACTGCAGACCCTGCATCGCACAGGTCATACGCAGTGAGCAG gagcagGCGCGGTGCCCTCTGTGCAGAGGCCAGATCAAGGCCAGTGAGCTAGTGGAGTTTCCtctggaggaagaagaggaggggagtaaCCTCTTGGAGAACTGGAGGAGCAGctccaag GTGGAGGCTCTAATGTCTAGCCTGCTCAGACTGCGCAGTGAGGACGACAGCATCAGGAGTCTGGTTGTCTCTCAGTTCACACGCTTCCTCACTATTCTGGAGATTCCACTCAG GGAGGAGGGTTTCAAGTTTGTACGTCTGGACGGCACTATGAGCCAGAAAAGGCGGGCTCAGGTGATTCAGGAGTTCCAGAGCGACGCCCCTGGCAGCCCATTGATCATGCTGCTGTCACTCAAAGCCGGAGGGGTGGGGATAAACCTCAGCGCTGCATCCCGCGTCTTCCTCATGGACCCA GCATGGAACCCAGCAGTAGAGGACCAGTGTGTGGACCGGTGTCACCGCCTCGGCCAGAAGAGAGATGTTGTCATCACTAAG TTCATAGTGAAGGGCTCCGTGGAGGAGAACATGGTGAAGATTCAGAGGCAGAAGCAGGATCTGGTGGAGAAGGCTTTTGGCACCAAGAACCCCGGTGAGAGGAATACGTCGCGTGTTGATGAAATCCGAGCCCTGATGGAGCTGTAG
- the hltf gene encoding helicase-like transcription factor isoform X1 gives MCAHPGVGPWGNTGLLVNCVSGTMQSRRWFGGAGFSFADDPVTETLSQAIRGTGEELDREPDTGVLFGSLRGSVVGLRYYTGVVNKGEMVSLVRQPQNPYDRNAVMVANVYGSQVGHIKRELAALLANIMDNNLARVEGVVPFGVKNQFTMSVVLSFWGKEENRDAVVRQITSRSFKLQTGPTGFMCVDGSRDLPRKTVLLTAEELKNAFDNLFENLMEDKIGEREAVEAVCTPLLPHQKQALSWMCVCENNVALPHFWEVKGGLFYNTLTHSSVRERPQRVRGGILADDMGLGKTLTTIALILSNFHHGKPLCEPEKSSPEPKASTTTRKNPEGKSGEGDQAEVSVAPAGHSPCMRANQAETQVVCVESVDVVPEDGDGDWVPENKVKGRPQGGKATTTKKAAKTKGKAVSTSKKGGAVLEDLDFAAALSGLTQGAPQKKSVGKSVVSPVEAASSQSTDDPAARATLIICPLSVLSNWLDQLDQHVRADVKLNVYLYYGSERNRDTHFLSSQHVVLTTYNVLSAEYSGSASPLHTVSWLRVVLDEGHIIRNPNAQQSKAVLKLNTQRRWILTGTPIQNNLRDLWMLVAFLRLKPFDVREWWNRVIQRPVTQGDKTGLQNLQALVKCVTLRRTKTSRVCGRPLVSLPERSVRIEEVELTQKEREEYELARTEGRTTISRYVAEGTVLKNYADVLAILVRLRQFCCHPDLLGKTTTHTGVVAATPAELRERLIVKLRLVLGTGSDEECAVCLNSVRLPVITHCAHVYCRPCIAQVIRSEQEQARCPLCRGQIKASELVEFPLEEEEEGSNLLENWRSSSKVEALMSSLLRLRSEDDSIRSLVVSQFTRFLTILEIPLREEGFKFVRLDGTMSQKRRAQVIQEFQSDAPGSPLIMLLSLKAGGVGINLSAASRVFLMDPAWNPAVEDQCVDRCHRLGQKRDVVITKFIVKGSVEENMVKIQRQKQDLVEKAFGTKNPGERNTSRVDEIRALMEL, from the exons ATGTGTGCACACCCTGGGGTAGGTCCTTGGGGAAACACGGGGCTACTTGTCAACTGTGTTTCAGGCACCATGCAGTCCAGGCGATGGTTTGGAGGGGCTGGGTTTAGCTTTGCAGATGACCCGGTCACAGAGACGTTGTCCCAGGCCATCCGAGGCACAGGAGAAGAGCTGGACCGAGAGCCAGACACTGGGGTGTTGTTTGGCAGCCTACGTGGGAGCGTGGTAGGGCTCCGGTATTATACCGGTGTG GTGAACAAAGGGGAGATGGTGTCTCTGGTGCGTCAGCCTCAGAACCCGTACGACCGTAACGCGGTGATGGTGGCTAACGTCTATGGCAGTCAGGTGGGGCACATCAAACGAGAGCTAGCCGCGTTGTTGGCTAACATCATGGACAACAACTTGGCCAGGGTGgaagg ggtgGTGCCGTTCGGGGTGAAAAACCAGTTCACCATGTCTGTAGTTCTGTCCTTCTGGGGGAAAGAGGAAAACAGAGATGCAGTGGTGAGGCAGATAACTTCACGCAGCTTCAAACTGCAGACTGGgcctacag GTTTCATGTGTGTAGATGGTTCCAGAGATCTGCCCAGGAAGACTGTCCTACTGACTGCAGAAGAG TTGAAGAATGCATTTGACAATTTATTTGAAAACCTGATGGAAGAtaagattggagagagagaggcagtggag GCAGTGTGTACTCCGCTGCTGCCCCACCAGAAGCAGGCTCTgagctggatgtgtgtgtgtgaaaacaacGTGGCGCTGCCCCACTTCTGGGAGGTTAAGGGGGGACTGTTCtataacacactcacacactcctctgttagagagagaccacagagggTCCGGGGCGGCATACTGGCTGACGACATGGGACTG GGGAAAACGTTAACCACCATCGCTCTGATCCTCTCCAACTTCCATCACGGGAAACCTCTGTGTGAACCG GAAAAGTCTTCCCCTGAACCTAAGGCCTCTACCACCACAAGGAAAAACCCTGAAG GGAAGAGTGGCGAGGGGGATCAGGCAGAAGTGTCTGTAGCTCCCGCTGGTCACTCACCTTGTATGAG agccaATCAGGCTGAAACCCAGgtggtgtgtgtggagtcagtgGACGTTGTGCCAGAGGATGGAGACGGGGACTGGGTGCCTGAAAATAAAG TGAAGGGAAGGCCACAGGGAGGCAAGGCCACCACAACAAAGAAAG CTGCTAAGACCAAAGGGAAAGCAGTCAGCACCTCAAAGAAAG ggggtgctGTGTTGGAGGACCTGGACTTTGCAGCAGCACTGAGTGGGTTAACACAGGGAGCTCCTCAGAAGAAGAGTGTCG GTAAAAGTGTAGTTTCGCCGGTGGAAGCTGCCTCCTCCCAGAGCACAGACGACCCAGCAGCCAGAGCCACTCTCATCATCTGCCCCTTATCAGTACTCAGCAACTGGCTG GACCAGTTGGATCAGCATGTGCGAGCGGACGTCAAGCTGAATGTGTATCTGTACTACGGCTCGGAACGCAACAGGGACACACACTTCCTGTCCTCACAGCACGTGGTCCTCACCACCTACAACGTGCTTTCTGCTGAATACTCG ggcAGTGCTAGTCCCCTCCATACAGTGAGCTGGCTGAGAGTAGTCTTGGACGAGGGCCATATTATCAGAAACCCAAACGCCCAGCAGAGCAAGGCTGTACTGAAATTAAACACACAGAGACGCTGGATACTCACAG GCACTCCCATCCAGAACAACCTGAGGGATCTGTGGATGCTGGTGGCGTTTCTGCGTCTGAAGCCGTTCGACGTGAGAGAGTGGTGGAACAGAGTCATACAGAGACCTGTCACACAGGGGGACAAGACAGGCCTGCA GAACCTGCAGGCTCTGGTGAAGTGTGTCACGCTGCGTCGTACGAAGACCAGCCGTGTGTGTGGTCGGCCTCTGGTCTCTCTGCCGGAGAGGAGCGTCAGAATAGAGGAAGTGGAGCTGAcacagaaggagagggaggaataCGAGCTGGCACGCACAGAGGGACGCACCACCATCAGCAG gtacgtTGCAGAGGGGACTGTCCTCAAGAACTACGCAGATGTTCTGGCTATCCTAGTCAGGCTGAGACAGTTCTGCTGCCACCCTGACCTACTGGGAAAGACCACtacacacacag GTGTGGTAGCTGCGACTCCTGCAGAGTTGAGAGAGCGTCTGATAGTGAAGCTGAGGCTGGTGCTGGGCACTGGCTCTGATGAAGAGTGTGCTGTATGTCTGAACTCTGTTCGTCTGCCCGTCATCACACACTGTGCACACGTCTACTGCAGACCCTGCATCGCACAGGTCATACGCAGTGAGCAG gagcagGCGCGGTGCCCTCTGTGCAGAGGCCAGATCAAGGCCAGTGAGCTAGTGGAGTTTCCtctggaggaagaagaggaggggagtaaCCTCTTGGAGAACTGGAGGAGCAGctccaag GTGGAGGCTCTAATGTCTAGCCTGCTCAGACTGCGCAGTGAGGACGACAGCATCAGGAGTCTGGTTGTCTCTCAGTTCACACGCTTCCTCACTATTCTGGAGATTCCACTCAG GGAGGAGGGTTTCAAGTTTGTACGTCTGGACGGCACTATGAGCCAGAAAAGGCGGGCTCAGGTGATTCAGGAGTTCCAGAGCGACGCCCCTGGCAGCCCATTGATCATGCTGCTGTCACTCAAAGCCGGAGGGGTGGGGATAAACCTCAGCGCTGCATCCCGCGTCTTCCTCATGGACCCA GCATGGAACCCAGCAGTAGAGGACCAGTGTGTGGACCGGTGTCACCGCCTCGGCCAGAAGAGAGATGTTGTCATCACTAAG TTCATAGTGAAGGGCTCCGTGGAGGAGAACATGGTGAAGATTCAGAGGCAGAAGCAGGATCTGGTGGAGAAGGCTTTTGGCACCAAGAACCCCGGTGAGAGGAATACGTCGCGTGTTGATGAAATCCGAGCCCTGATGGAGCTGTAG
- the hltf gene encoding helicase-like transcription factor isoform X3 — MCAHPGVGPWGNTGLLVNCVSGTMQSRRWFGGAGFSFADDPVTETLSQAIRGTGEELDREPDTGVLFGSLRGSVVGLRYYTGVVNKGEMVSLVRQPQNPYDRNAVMVANVYGSQVGHIKRELAALLANIMDNNLARVEGVVPFGVKNQFTMSVVLSFWGKEENRDAVVRQITSRSFKLQTGPTGFMCVDGSRDLPRKTVLLTAEELKNAFDNLFENLMEDKIGEREAVEAVCTPLLPHQKQALSWMCVCENNVALPHFWEVKGGLFYNTLTHSSVRERPQRVRGGILADDMGLGKTLTTIALILSNFHHGKPLCEPEKSSPEPKASTTTRKNPEGKSGEGDQAEVSVAPAGHSPCMRANQAETQVVCVESVDVVPEDGDGDWVPENKVKGRPQGGKATTTKKAAKTKGKAVSTSKKGGAVLEDLDFAAALSGLTQGAPQKKSVGKSVVSPVEAASSQSTDDPAARATLIICPLSVLSNWLDQLDQHVRADVKLNVYLYYGSERNRDTHFLSSQHVVLTTYNVLSAEYSGSASPLHTVSWLRVVLDEGHIIRNPNAQQSKAVLKLNTQRRWILTGTPIQNNLRDLWMLVAFLRLKPFDVREWWNRVIQRPVTQGDKTGLQNLQALVKCVTLRRTKTSRVCGRPLVSLPERSVRIEEVELTQKEREEYELARTEGRTTISRYVAEGTVLKNYADVLAILVRLRQFCCHPDLLGKTTTHTGVVAATPAELRERLIVKLRLVLGTGSDEECAVCLNSVRLPVITHCAHVYCRPCIAQVIRSEQEQARCPLCRGQIKASELVEFPLEEEEEGSNLLENWRSSSKGGGFQVCTSGRHYEPEKAGSGDSGVPERRPWQPIDHAAVTQSRRGGDKPQRCIPRLPHGPSMEPSSRGPVCGPVSPPRPEERCCHH; from the exons ATGTGTGCACACCCTGGGGTAGGTCCTTGGGGAAACACGGGGCTACTTGTCAACTGTGTTTCAGGCACCATGCAGTCCAGGCGATGGTTTGGAGGGGCTGGGTTTAGCTTTGCAGATGACCCGGTCACAGAGACGTTGTCCCAGGCCATCCGAGGCACAGGAGAAGAGCTGGACCGAGAGCCAGACACTGGGGTGTTGTTTGGCAGCCTACGTGGGAGCGTGGTAGGGCTCCGGTATTATACCGGTGTG GTGAACAAAGGGGAGATGGTGTCTCTGGTGCGTCAGCCTCAGAACCCGTACGACCGTAACGCGGTGATGGTGGCTAACGTCTATGGCAGTCAGGTGGGGCACATCAAACGAGAGCTAGCCGCGTTGTTGGCTAACATCATGGACAACAACTTGGCCAGGGTGgaagg ggtgGTGCCGTTCGGGGTGAAAAACCAGTTCACCATGTCTGTAGTTCTGTCCTTCTGGGGGAAAGAGGAAAACAGAGATGCAGTGGTGAGGCAGATAACTTCACGCAGCTTCAAACTGCAGACTGGgcctacag GTTTCATGTGTGTAGATGGTTCCAGAGATCTGCCCAGGAAGACTGTCCTACTGACTGCAGAAGAG TTGAAGAATGCATTTGACAATTTATTTGAAAACCTGATGGAAGAtaagattggagagagagaggcagtggag GCAGTGTGTACTCCGCTGCTGCCCCACCAGAAGCAGGCTCTgagctggatgtgtgtgtgtgaaaacaacGTGGCGCTGCCCCACTTCTGGGAGGTTAAGGGGGGACTGTTCtataacacactcacacactcctctgttagagagagaccacagagggTCCGGGGCGGCATACTGGCTGACGACATGGGACTG GGGAAAACGTTAACCACCATCGCTCTGATCCTCTCCAACTTCCATCACGGGAAACCTCTGTGTGAACCG GAAAAGTCTTCCCCTGAACCTAAGGCCTCTACCACCACAAGGAAAAACCCTGAAG GGAAGAGTGGCGAGGGGGATCAGGCAGAAGTGTCTGTAGCTCCCGCTGGTCACTCACCTTGTATGAG agccaATCAGGCTGAAACCCAGgtggtgtgtgtggagtcagtgGACGTTGTGCCAGAGGATGGAGACGGGGACTGGGTGCCTGAAAATAAAG TGAAGGGAAGGCCACAGGGAGGCAAGGCCACCACAACAAAGAAAG CTGCTAAGACCAAAGGGAAAGCAGTCAGCACCTCAAAGAAAG ggggtgctGTGTTGGAGGACCTGGACTTTGCAGCAGCACTGAGTGGGTTAACACAGGGAGCTCCTCAGAAGAAGAGTGTCG GTAAAAGTGTAGTTTCGCCGGTGGAAGCTGCCTCCTCCCAGAGCACAGACGACCCAGCAGCCAGAGCCACTCTCATCATCTGCCCCTTATCAGTACTCAGCAACTGGCTG GACCAGTTGGATCAGCATGTGCGAGCGGACGTCAAGCTGAATGTGTATCTGTACTACGGCTCGGAACGCAACAGGGACACACACTTCCTGTCCTCACAGCACGTGGTCCTCACCACCTACAACGTGCTTTCTGCTGAATACTCG ggcAGTGCTAGTCCCCTCCATACAGTGAGCTGGCTGAGAGTAGTCTTGGACGAGGGCCATATTATCAGAAACCCAAACGCCCAGCAGAGCAAGGCTGTACTGAAATTAAACACACAGAGACGCTGGATACTCACAG GCACTCCCATCCAGAACAACCTGAGGGATCTGTGGATGCTGGTGGCGTTTCTGCGTCTGAAGCCGTTCGACGTGAGAGAGTGGTGGAACAGAGTCATACAGAGACCTGTCACACAGGGGGACAAGACAGGCCTGCA GAACCTGCAGGCTCTGGTGAAGTGTGTCACGCTGCGTCGTACGAAGACCAGCCGTGTGTGTGGTCGGCCTCTGGTCTCTCTGCCGGAGAGGAGCGTCAGAATAGAGGAAGTGGAGCTGAcacagaaggagagggaggaataCGAGCTGGCACGCACAGAGGGACGCACCACCATCAGCAG gtacgtTGCAGAGGGGACTGTCCTCAAGAACTACGCAGATGTTCTGGCTATCCTAGTCAGGCTGAGACAGTTCTGCTGCCACCCTGACCTACTGGGAAAGACCACtacacacacag GTGTGGTAGCTGCGACTCCTGCAGAGTTGAGAGAGCGTCTGATAGTGAAGCTGAGGCTGGTGCTGGGCACTGGCTCTGATGAAGAGTGTGCTGTATGTCTGAACTCTGTTCGTCTGCCCGTCATCACACACTGTGCACACGTCTACTGCAGACCCTGCATCGCACAGGTCATACGCAGTGAGCAG gagcagGCGCGGTGCCCTCTGTGCAGAGGCCAGATCAAGGCCAGTGAGCTAGTGGAGTTTCCtctggaggaagaagaggaggggagtaaCCTCTTGGAGAACTGGAGGAGCAGctccaag GGAGGAGGGTTTCAAGTTTGTACGTCTGGACGGCACTATGAGCCAGAAAAGGCGGGCTCAGGTGATTCAGGAGTTCCAGAGCGACGCCCCTGGCAGCCCATTGATCATGCTGCTGTCACTCAAAGCCGGAGGGGTGGGGATAAACCTCAGCGCTGCATCCCGCGTCTTCCTCATGGACCCA GCATGGAACCCAGCAGTAGAGGACCAGTGTGTGGACCGGTGTCACCGCCTCGGCCAGAAGAGAGATGTTGTCATCACTAA